In one window of Ptiloglossa arizonensis isolate GNS036 chromosome 5, iyPtiAriz1_principal, whole genome shotgun sequence DNA:
- the LOC143147242 gene encoding orcokinin peptides isoform X2 yields MARRCISVFSILLSIAVVWVAAVPVQLQAGTNILRRDLYGPATSEFLDGYLEDHDAADLRDSMNGATGRRNDFDFPRRTTFDRIHGLATGRRQSDPISNGLTALDRSAKRNIDEIDRTAFDNFFKRNLDEIDRVGWSGFVKRLDDYLAISRTGLERGG; encoded by the exons ATGGCGAGACGCTGTATTTCCGTTTTCTCAATCCTGCTGTCGATCGCGGTCGTTTGGGTGGCAGCTGTACCTGTTCAG ttgCAGGCTGGAACAAACATTTTACGACGTGATCTATACGGACCAGCAACATCAGAATTTCTCGACGGATATCTTGAAGATCACG ATGCGGCCGATTTGCGTGACTCGATGAATGGCGCTACCGGTCGGCGAAACGACTTCGACTTTCCTCGCCGAACGACGTTCGATCGCATTCATGGACTTGCTACGGGCAG ACGACAGAGTGATCCCATTTCGAACGGTCTGACAGCACTGGATAGGTCCGCCAAACGGAACATCGacgagatcgatcgaacggCCTTTGACAATTTTTTCAAGCGAAACTTGGACGAGATAGACCGCGTCGGTTGGAGCGGATTCGTAAAAAGGCTGGACGATTATCTGGCGATAAGTAGGACTGGCCTCGAACGAGGCGGCTAA
- the LOC143147242 gene encoding orcokinin peptides isoform X1 produces MARRCISVFSILLSIAVVWVAAVPVQLQAGTNILRRDLYGPATSEFLDGYLEDHDAADLRDSMNGATGRRNDFDFPRRTTFDRIHGLATGSRRQSDPISNGLTALDRSAKRNIDEIDRTAFDNFFKRNLDEIDRVGWSGFVKRLDDYLAISRTGLERGG; encoded by the exons ATGGCGAGACGCTGTATTTCCGTTTTCTCAATCCTGCTGTCGATCGCGGTCGTTTGGGTGGCAGCTGTACCTGTTCAG ttgCAGGCTGGAACAAACATTTTACGACGTGATCTATACGGACCAGCAACATCAGAATTTCTCGACGGATATCTTGAAGATCACG ATGCGGCCGATTTGCGTGACTCGATGAATGGCGCTACCGGTCGGCGAAACGACTTCGACTTTCCTCGCCGAACGACGTTCGATCGCATTCATGGACTTGCTACGGGCAG CAGACGACAGAGTGATCCCATTTCGAACGGTCTGACAGCACTGGATAGGTCCGCCAAACGGAACATCGacgagatcgatcgaacggCCTTTGACAATTTTTTCAAGCGAAACTTGGACGAGATAGACCGCGTCGGTTGGAGCGGATTCGTAAAAAGGCTGGACGATTATCTGGCGATAAGTAGGACTGGCCTCGAACGAGGCGGCTAA
- the LOC143146950 gene encoding uncharacterized protein LOC143146950, with the protein MHLVRLYLSGRNCRSFESGVRPLLLVASFVSDAWFVLEEIEGKWRHVFLCTVQCRYSIILGPSREKAIEEDQNWDRTHFDSGKPPKGSTPVTTDVARRSKDRLRYLQSEEELGREASDRLERNLDQIGGGNLLRRGLHEREYDIPRWQGARRNLDQIGGGNLLRDVNDRVDRNLDQIGGGNLVRSLDGVVIAAEDLRRNLDQIGGGNLVRGLARKLVA; encoded by the exons ATGCATTTGGTGCGCc TATACTTGTCAGGGCGAAATTGTCGGTCGTTCGAATCAGGTGTTCGTCCATTGCTTCTTGTCGCCAGCTTCGTCTCGGATGCTTGGTTCGTCCTCGAAGAAATCGAAGGAAAATGGAGACATGTTTTCCTGTGTACAGTTCAGtgtagatactcgataattttagGTCCAAGCAGAGAAAAGGCGATCGAAGAAGATCAAAATTGGGATCGAACTCATTTCGATAGCGGAAAACCCCCAAAAGGTTCGACCCCAGTGACAACAGATGTCGCGCGACGCTCGAAAGATCGATTACGATACCTTCAGTCCGAAGAGGAACTTGGTCGCGAGGCTAGTGATCGACTTGAACGAAATCTCGACCAGATCGGCGGTGGTAATCTATTGAGACGAGGACTTCACGAACGAGAGTACGATATTCCGCGGTGGCAGGGAGCACGTAGAAATCTTGATCAAATTGGTGGTGGAAATTTGTTGCGCGACGTGAACGATCGCGTTGATCGAAATTTGGACCAGATTGGTGGGGGAAACCTAGTGCGGAGTTTGGATGGTGTGGTCATTGCTGCAGAGGATCTTCGACGTAATCTGGATCAAATCGGTGGTGGAAATCTGGTGCGAGGATTGGCTCGAAAGTTAGTTGCCTGA
- the LOC143146641 gene encoding uncharacterized protein LOC143146641: protein MSLVHQFFSSAIPMITNIVILFYVCQRFLAATRLRHKIMTEMSEFTSIVRRARENIQYIGDQVAKGMEEIKEDVGEELRVTDRLTTQNSKLATVLGRFATLEESVIELVRMDRNRENVMIETPVNVNEEIRKIIAAIESKKNESREAEPLETSKQAPINTHRRFVRDSAHRNPLSKFSACSPRDVLFTARKTVDDRPRTPTTPEVRLLSEPVRPIGAPEDSKRE from the exons ATGTCTCTGGTGCATCAGTTTTTCAGCAGCGCAATCCCGATGATTACGAATATAGTGATCTTGTTCTACGTCTGCCAACGT TTTTTAGCAGCGACAAGATTGCGGCACAAGATCATGACGGAGATGTCCGAATTTACCTCGATC GTTCGTCGAGCACGTGAAAACATCCAGTATATTGGAGATCAAGTGGCCAAGGGAATGGAAGAG ATCAAAGAAGACGTTGGAGAGGAGTTACGAGTTACCGATCGGTTGACAACGCAGAACTCAAAGCTAGCTACGGTTTTAGGTCGATTTGCGACGCTCGAGGAAAGCGTAATCGAG TTGGTACGCATGGATCGCAATCGTGAGAATGTCATGATCGAGACACCTGTGAACGTGAACGAAGAGATCAGAAAAATCATCGCAGCGATCGAGAGCAAGAAAAACGAAAGTCGGGAAGCGGAGCCGCTAGAGACATCTAAACAAGCACCAATCAACACTCATCGACGTTTTGTTCGCGACTCCGCTCATCGAAATCCTTTGTCAAAATTTTCTGCCTGCAGTCCACGCGATGTTCTTTTCACTGCACGGAAAACAGTTGACGATCGACCACGAACTCCCACCACACCAGAAGTTCGGCTTCTTTCGGAGCCGGTTCGGCCAATCGGCGCACCAGAAGATTCGAAACGCGAATAG
- the Cdk5 gene encoding cyclin-dependent kinase 5, with protein MQKYEKLEKIGEGTYGTVFKAKNRETHEIVALKRVRLDEDDEGLPSSALREICLLKELKHKNVVRLYDVLHSDKKLTLVFEHCDQDLKKYFDSLNGEIDLDVVKSFLYQLLRGLAFCHSRNVLHRDLKPQNLLINKNGELKLADFGLARAFGIPVKCYSAEVVTLWYRPPDVLFGAKLYTTSIDMWSAGCIFAELANAGRPLFPGSDVDDQLKRIFKMLGTPTEATWPDFTTLPDHKSFPQFYPGQGLAQVTPKLNSRGRDLLQRLLVSNPALRLSAEEAMVHPYFNDLNPAIKNDRCQ; from the exons ATGCAAAAatatgagaaactcgagaaaatagGAGAAG GCACTTATGGAACCGTTTTTAAAGCCAAGAATCGCGAGACTCACGAAATCGTTGCCCTGAAAAGAGTACGATTGGATGAAGACGACGAA GGTTTACCGTCCTCCGCTCTCAGAGAGATTTGTCTACTGAAGGAGCTGAAGCACAAAAATGTAGTCAGGCTTTATGATGTATTGCACAGTGATAAGAAACTAACATTGGTCTTTGAGCATTGTGATCAGgatctaaaaaaatatttcgacagtctaaacggagaaatcgatttGGATGTTGTTAAATCTTTTTT ATACCAATTATTGCGTGGGTTGGCGTTTTGTCACAGCCGAAATGTGTTGCACAGAGATCTCAAACCACAAAATTTACTCATTAACAAG AACGGGGAGTTGAAATTGGCTGACTTTGGACTGGCGAGGGCCTTTGGAATTCCTGTAAAATGTTATTCTGCGGAAGTTGTGACGCTATGGTACCGTCCTCCAGATGTTCTCTTTGGAGCAAAATTATACACAACGTCCATTGACATGTGGAGTGCTGGATGTATATTTGCTG AACTGGCAAATGCCGGCAGACCACTGTTTCCTGGTTCTGACGTGGATGATCAACTGAAGCGAATATTCAAGATGCTAGGAACGCCGACTGAAGCGACTTGGCCGGATTTCACGACTCTTCCTGACCATAAGTCCTTCCCACAGTTTTATCCTGGTCAAGGATTGGCTCAAGTTACACCAAAACTTAATTCCAGAGGCAGAGACTTACTACAG AGATTGTTAGTGAGTAATCCAGCGCTCCGATTGTCGGCGGAAGAAGCAATGGTACATCCCTACTTCAACGATTTGAACCCTGCCATCAAAAACGATCGTTGTCAGTAG
- the LOC143146638 gene encoding T-cell immunomodulatory protein yields MLTEWILVYVLAVAIAAVKCSDITSAVFGGVLDGMPAAFGDFNSDELTDVIMLRKNGTVEIFLAAEQEPLLRPSSNLSCTFRNVVVGVVPGDFDGDVFMDVLVVTANITEKVSNVYVLWGGNDRLNCTDENYPLIKMTGQPLAMDYNGDMIIDLFGLDTQQRRMFWIFREDRSTPLAVPMDSYTDKPSHPLISQPHSNAYLDLDNDFLADLVVTTNKSFEIWLGIEKGFIFNKNITFPYGILLDSNFHGVIGQTLYLDVELTGKMDLLLPLCFNDACTNSTIMMYSDKWYNLQVNFRDNNDVLWGFVRPDGQRYTDTITLRGGDFNMDGYPDLLATLKSTTSKQKQSFLLENVACDSCVGFSRKFEVKWQALNPFYNETTMAVFYDFYQDGILDVILVDLDKSTGTYRTAAFKNSLDYDANFMKVMVLTGRNNSMYPISPGSLGKKKRTYGTNLPGPSIAYRTTTQDGSPRNAIAAQLPQSAHFSLNLPYTTFGLGRTPNFVDALTIGVGGKSREWPQIIPNSQMVVIPNPIAEPWRWKAQLFVTPSKLILLSAAALTGTCGLISLIIVGLYWKERREDKIEKLQEAHRFHFDAM; encoded by the exons ATGCTCACTGAGTGGATCCTCGTATACGTGCTCGCGGTGGCGATTGCAGCAGTGAAATGTAGCGACATAACTTCGGCAGTATTCGGAGGAGTGCTCGATGGCATGCCAGCTGCCTTTGGAGATTTCAATTCAGATGAACTGACCGATGTGATCATGCTGCGTAAAAATGGTACCGTTGAGATATTCCTTGCTGCCGAGCAGGAGCCACTTTTGAGACCCAGCTCAAACTTGAGTTGTACGTTTCGAAATGTGGTCGTCGGCGTTGTTCCGGGAGATTTCGACGGAGATGTGTTCATGGATGTCCTGGTGGTTACGGCCAACATAACAGAGAAAGTATCAAATGTTTACGTCTTATGGGGTGGAAATGATCGACTGAATTGTACAGATGAGAATTATCCGCTTATAAAGATGACAGGTCAGCCATTAGCAATGGATTATAACGGGGACATGATCATAGATCTGTTTGGGTTAGACACACAACAGAGAAGAATGTTTTGGATATTTCGTGAAGATCGAAGTACTCCTTTAGCTGTGCCTATGGATTCATACACTGATAAACCCTCACATCCATTAATCAGTCAACCTCACTCAAATGCCTATTTGGACTTAgacaacgatttcttagcagaTCTAGTAGTTACTACAAACAAGTCCTTTGAAATTTGGCTGGGCATTGAGAAAGGGTTTAtctttaacaaaaatataacatTTCCATATGGCATTTTGTTAGACTCAAATTTTCATGGCGTGATCGGGCAAACTCTTTACTTGGATGTAGAGTTGACTGGCAAGATGGATCTTCTTCTACCTCTCTGTTTTAACGACGCTTGCACAAACAGCACTATTATGATGTACTCTGATAAGTGGTACAATTTGCAGGTGAACTTTAGGGATAATAACGATGTACTGTGGGGTTTTGTAAGACCTGATGGGCAACGATATACCGATACCATTACGCTACGTGGAGGTGACTTCAATATGGATGGTTATCCAGATCTCTTGGCAACATTAAAGTCAACCACTAGTAAACAGAAGCAGTCATTCCTGTTGGAAAACGTAGCATGTGACTCTTGTGTAGGATTCAGTCGAAAGTTTGAAGTAAAATGGCAAGCATTGAATCCGTTTTACAATGAAACGACGATGGCGGTATTTTATGACTTTTATCAAGACGGAATTTTGGACGTTATTTTGGtggacctcgataaaagtactgGAACATATCGAACTGCTGCATTCAAGAACAGCTTGGATTACGACGCGAACTTTATGAAAGTGATGGTATTGACTGGCCGCAATAACAGCATGTACCCGATATCTCCCGGGTCTCtaggaaagaaaaaacgaacctATGGAACAAATTTGCCAGGTCCGTCGATAGCCTATCGCACTACAACTCAAGATGGCAGCCCACGGAACGCAATTGCTGCACAGTTGCCCCAAAGTGCACATTTTTCCTTGAATTTACCCTACACAACTTTCGGTCTGGGCCGGACACCCAACTTTGTTGACGCTCTCACAATAGGG GTGGGTGGTAAATCTCGAGAGTGGCCGCAAATCATTCCAAATTCACAGATGGTAGTGATCCCAAATCCGATAGCAGAACCTTGGAGGTGGAAGGCGCAATTGTTCGTAACCCCTAGCAAATTGATTCTATTGAGCGCTGCCGCTTTAACAGGGACTTGCGGCTTAATATCATTAATTATTGTCGGCTTGTATTGGAAAGAGCGGAGAGAAGACAAAATTGAGAAACTTCAAGAAGCGCACAGATTTCACTTTGATGCGATGTAA